Within Actinomycetes bacterium, the genomic segment TGCGGCTGTAGTACTAGCCGAGCCGTACCCGCTCGCCGGGACGGGGGACCACCGCCACCCAGCCCAGCTCCTCCTGCAGCCGGGCGGCCAGCGCCTCCGAGGCACCCTCCTCGCCGTGGACCAGATAGCAGACCCAAGGCACCCTCGGCGACGACGTGGCCCAGCGCACCAGCTCGTCGGCGTCCGCGTGGACCGAGAACTCCGAGCAGTCCACGATGTCGGCGCGGACCGGGACGTACCGGCCATGCATCTTCAGCTGGGAGGCGCCCTCGAGCAGGTCACGCCCGCGGGTGCCAACCGCTTGATAGCCGGCGAGCACCACAGTGTTGCGCGGGTCCGGCAGCAGGCCGGCCAGGTGGTGAACCACCCGGCCGCCGGTGCCCATCCCGGACGCCGACACGATGATGCACGGGTGCTGCGGATCGTTCAGCCGCTTGGACTCCTCGACAGTTCGGGCCTCGCGTAGGTCACCCGGGTCAAACAGGTCGCCGGCACGATCGAGGCCCGACCGGATGCCGGGGTTCCCGTTGCGGACCGCCGCCCGGTAGATCTCCAGCGCCGCCAGAGCCATCGGGCTGTCGACGAACACGGGGACTCGGGGAATGGCCCCGGACTCCATCAGCCGCTTCAGCTCCATGAGCACCACCTCGGTGCGGTCCACCGCGAACGCGGGGATGAGGACCACGCCGCCGCACCGCACGGTGCGCCGGATCGCGTCCGGCAGGGCGGACGTCCGAGGCGCGTGCACACGGTCGCCGTACGTGGACTCCAGCACGAGCACGTCAGCGCCGGCAGAGAGCGCCGGGGGCCGAAGCAGTGGGTGCGAAGGCCGGCCGAGGTCGCCGGAGAAGACGGCGGTGCGCCCGTCGGCGCGCAGCTCCACGATGGCCCCTCCGAGGATGTGCCCAGACGGCCGCAGCACCACCGACACGCCGCTCGCGACCTCGACCTCCGCCTCGTACTCGACGGTGCGCAGCGTCGCGATCGCGCGTTCGGCGTCCTGGGAGTCGTAGAGCGGCAGCGGACGGCTGTGCTTCGAGAAGCCCTTCTCGGCGGCGAAGCGCGCGTCCTCCTCCTGCAGCCGGGCGCTGTCCCGCAGCACGACGGAGGTGAGCTGGCCGGTCGACTCGGTCACGAAAGTGGGACCTGCGAACCCGTCCCGGACCAGCCGTGGCAGGTAGCCGCAGTGGTCCAGGTGGGCGTGGGTCAGAACGACGGCGTCGATCGACGCGGGCTCGACGGGGAACGGCTCCCAGTTACGCCGTCGCAGCTCCCGCAGCCCCTGGTACAGCCCGCAGTCGACGAGCACTCGGGCCGAGCTCGTCTCGACGAGGAACCGGCTGCCGGTCACCGTTCCGGTGGCCCCGAGGAACGTCAATGTCGTTGAGATGCCCACGTTTCCAGGCAACCGCCGGGGAGCCGGTACGGCCCAGTGCCGGAGGTCCCCCTAGAGTCGAGGCATGGCCAACGGTGGACACCTGGTGTGGATCGACTGCGAGATGACCGGCCTCGACCTCGAGCGGGACGCTCTGATCGAGATCGCTGTCGTCGTCACCGACGCCGACCTCACAGTTCTCGGCGAGGGTGTCGACGTCGTGATCCGTCCGCCGGACGGCGCGGTGGAGCAGATGGTCGACATCGTCCGCACCATGCACACGACCTCCGGGCTGCTGGACGAGCTGCCCGACGGGGCGACGCTCGAGGAGGCCGAGGCGGAGGTGCTGGCGTACGTGCGCCAGTTCGTGCCGGAGCCCGGGAAGGCGCCGCTGGCCGGCAGCTCGGTGTACACCGACCGCGGGTTCATCACCCGCGACCTGCCCGCGCTGGACGCTCACCTGCACTACCGGCTGGTCGACGTGTCCTCGGTCAAGGAGCTGGCGCGACGTTGGTACCCGCGCGCCTACTACAACTCCCCGGAGAAGCACGGCGGGCACCGCGCGCTCGCCGACATCCTGGAGAGCATCGACGAGCTGCGCTACTACCGGGAGGCGATCTTCGTGCCGCACCCCGGACCGGACACGACAACGTCCCGGGCGATCGCCGCGCGTTACGGCCAGCCCCCGGCCACCCAGCCGGGCGTGGTGCAGACGTGACCGGGGGCTGAGGACGGGTCGTCCTTCCGGGTACACTTCTGCGGCTGCCCCAGGCAGCCATGGTGGGTGTAGCTCAGTTGGTAGAGCACCTGGTTGTGGTCCAGGTGGTCGCGGGTTCGAGTCCCGTCACTCACCCCAATGCCGCGCTAGCCTCGAATGCACGAGCCTCTGACACAGGTGAGAGCTGGTGCTGCCGATGCCAATCCCCGAGCCGGACGACCGCGACGACCTGACCGTGTCCGAGTCGACTGCTGCGGTCGACCGCGGTTCGCCACTGAGCCTGTGGGTCGACCTTCGAGCCGGCACGCGAGACCCGCTGGTGTGGATCCTCGGCCTCGCGGCGTTCTTCGACGGGATCTCGGACAACTGGATCCACGCCGTCCTGCTCGGTTCGGTCGCCGCTGCCGTCGGGCGGGATGCCGCCCGCCAGTCTCGCGGGATCGCCCCTCCGGCTGCGATCCCCCTGCTGGGGCCGCCCTCACCACCGTCTCGCGGACGCTGGCTCGCGCTCGGGGCCATGGCGAGCCTGGCTGCGTACGCGGTCGCGGCCGGCACGTTCACCCGGTACTCATGGCCAGCCACCATGACCATCCTGCTGCCCGCATCAGCCGCTCTCATCGTCGGCTGGCAAGGACCTCTGCGGCCGGCGCGGCTCCTAAGCCCACCCGACCCGGTGGGTGTCCGCGCCTGGACTGCGGTGTTCGTCGCGGCCGGGCTCTGGGAGCTGTCCGCCCTGCTGCAGCAGCCCACCCTGCGGGTCAGCTCCGAGGCGCACCCCACCATCAGCTTCCTCATGGACCCGGTGCTCGCCACACATCTGGGCCGCTCGGTGGCCCTCGCCGGCTGGCTGGGGATGGGCTGGTGGCTGCTCAACCGCGCGCCGGCCGACCCGGGCAGAGGCACCTCATGACCTGGCACGACGCGACCATGGCCGGCTACCTGCTCCTGGTCGGCGTCGCAGTCGGTCTGCAGGTGGTCGCCGCGCGGGGCGGCTCACGGGTCCCGTCACTGGGCCAAGTGGTGGCCCACATCATGCGCAGCCGAGCGGGGCGCATCGGAGTGCTGACCGGCTGGGCGTGGGTGGGGCTGCACTTCTTCGCCCGTTGACGCGCGAGTCTGCTCCGTCAGCCCTGCTGCGTCGCCAGGGGGGTCGTCGTCACTTCCTGCTTGAGCGCGGACGCCGCGACGTACTGCGACCAGGAGATGTTCCAGTCGGCCATGCCAGGGTCACCGGACCGGACGAGGTCGGTGGCCGGCCGGCTGGAGTTCTTGACGATGACGACGTCCCCGTAGCGGGACTGGTCGAAGAAGATCTGCCCGTGGGCGGCACTGAGGTTGACGCACCCGTGCGAGACGTTGGCGAAGCCCTGGTTGCCGACCGACCATGGCGCCGAGTGCACGAAGGTGCCGCTCCAGGTCAGCCGGACATCGAAGTCGACCGTGAGGTCGTAGTAGTTCGGGTTGTTCTTGTCGCAGGTGATCTGCGCGCTGCACGAGGTCATGCGCAGAGACCGGTCCTTGGACAGCACCACGTAGGTGCCGTTGCGGGTGGCGAACTCGGGACGACCGAGGCTGGTCGGCCAGACGGCGATGGCCTTGCCGTTCACCGTGGGGGTGAGGGTGTGCTTGGCGGCGTCCACGTAGGCGATGTGGGAGTCGCCGACCGTGAAGCCGAGCTCGTAGGTTCGAGCACCCCACAGGTCGGGGCCTGCCTGGACGCCGTTGAGCCCCAGTCGGACGGCCACCTTGGTGCCCGTCGGCCAGTACTGCTCGGGACGGAAGTGCACCTCACGGTCGTTGACCCAGTGCCAGGAACCGACCACGGGAGTCGTGCTGCTCATCAGGAAGGAGCTCTCCACCGCGGCACGATCGGTCACCTTCTGGTCGAACCGGATGACGATGGGGGCACCGACGCCGACGACATCGCCCTCATTGGGGTACATGGTCAACCGCAGCCGCTGGTCGGTCGGGATGGTCGCGACGGTGAAGCTCGACGTCGTGGGCTGGGTCTTCCCCTGCGTGCTCCGCAGGGTGGCGACAACGTCGTAGGTCTCCCCCGGGACGGGCGGCATCGAACTGACCCACGCGGTGCCGCCGGTATCGACCGCGCCGGGCAGCGTGGTGCCGGTGCCGTGCTGGCTGACCTGCATGGCTGCGAGCGATCCGGAGTCCACGGTGACCTTGAGCGGGGTCTGGAAGGAGACCGGGGACGGGATGACGAGCGAGGGAGCAGGCGTCGCCGACTGGTTGGCACCACCGCCGCCCGCCGTCGCAGCGCCGTTGCCCGCCTGGCAGGCGGCCAGCAACGTCACCGCCAACGCTGCTGACAGGGCCACACCCGGTCGCCGCGCACCGCGGACTACCCACATGCCGATCCACCTCCCTGCCCCCGGATGCGACGGGGTCAGCCGTCGCGGTGCGTGGCTGCTCGTCCCGTCGGACGAACCGGTCGGCACCTTGAATCCGCATGCACGGCGGCGTGCGGGCCTCAAGAGTAGGTTGAGGTGGTCCTCTAGGCCACCAAGTGGCGCCGGACATTTCCGACAAAGTCGGTTGCTCTTGGCGCCGCGATGGGCTCAAGGTGCCCACATGGGCTGCCGAATGACACCAGTGTGATTCAGTTCCGACACCACGTCATGGAGTGGCTGGCTGACGGCGTACCGATCACCTTGCTGTGCGATCTCCTCGACCCGGCCGGGCCGACCTCACGGGAGATCTACACCGCCGAGGCGATCGCCGACGACGTCCGACGAGAGGCTGCCGACGCGCGGACCGACGAAGTCGGGGGGGGTTTCCCGGCCGCCGCCGGAGGCTGATAATCTTCGACCGCTCGATGCGCCGCTAGCTCAACTGGCAGAGCAGCGGACTCTTAATCCGCGGGTTCGGGGTTCGAGTCCCTGGCGGCGCACCCGTCTGACCTGCAGCGATGCCTCTTCGGGGGCATCGCTGCCGGCGTTTTGGATCTTGTATGGGTGCAAAATAGGTGCAGAGTTTTCGATACCGGTCGTACGAGAGCCGGCGATCAGAGCGGCCGCGGATTCCGCGGCCGCTCTGGCGTGCTCGGGCAGCACGGACGTGTAGGTGTCCGCGGTGATCACGATGCTGGAGTGTCCGAGCATCTCCGAGACGGTCTTCAGGTCGGCCCCGGCGGCCAGGGCGAGGGTGGCGGCGCCGTGGCGCACGTCGTGCAGCCGGATCGGCGGCAGGTCGGCCGCGGCGGTGAGCTCGGCGAAGTGCCGGGTCACCGGTGTCCCGGATCGCGTCGCGCGGATCAGCCAGCCCGGTGCGCTCCCCCGCCCCCTGAAGAGGTGCCCGGATGCGTGTCGTCCTCGCCACACTCGTCGCCGCGCCCGTGGTCGTGCTCGGCGTCCTGGCCGGGGCGGTCACCGCCGTCACCGCCGCCACGCCACCACCGCCGAACCGCCCGCCGGACGCGGGCGTCGCCGTCGCGGACATCCCGCCCGACCTGGTCGGGGTGTACGCCTCAGCCGCGGCGACCTGCCCCGGGCTGGACTGGACCGTCCTCGCCGCCATCGGCAAGATCGAAAGCAACCACGGCCGCTCCACCCTCCCCGGCGTGCACAGCGGGCAGAACAACGCCGGGGCCGGCGGACCCATGCAGTTCCTCGCCGCCACCTGGGCCGCGTACGGCGTCGCCGACCGGTACAACCCCATCGACGCCATCTACGGTGCCGCCCACTACCTGTGCGCCAACGGCGCCGGCGACCCCCGCCGGCTACGCGGTGCGATCTTCCGCTACAACCACGCCGACTGGTACGTCACCCAGGTACTCGACCAGGCCGCCGCCTACCGCGCCGCGGCCACTCCCCCCTTCCCAGGCGGCGTGGCACACCCGGCCAGCCCCTCACCCTGACCCCGCAGCATTGGGGCCCCTGCCCGCGAGGTTCGCACGACCAGTGGCGACAGGCACTGATCCGTGCCTTCGCCCAGCCGTCGTCACAGGGTGCGGGTGCCGGCGATCACGCCGAGACTGATCCTGTCGGTGTCGATCCGCGCGACCAGGCCGAAACGGCTGTGCGCGCTCTCGCCGAACGGTGCCCGAACGGACGAGGTCGGCGCCGCCGGGCTGGCCAGCGCCGGGTCGTCCTGGTGGCCGCCAACCTCGAAGCAGTCGCTGACCCGCCAGTCCTCGTCGAGCACGTGGACGTGTGAGTCCGTGGCGACCCAGCAGCGTCCACCGCCCCCGGCCCGCACGTCGCGGACGCCGTCCAACTCGAGCACCCGGCGCACTGCCCGGGCGTCGAACGCGTTGATCCCCCGGTCGTCCCACGTCACCAACCGATTCCCCGACAGCCGCCGGGCCCCGTGCACGTCACCCAACTGCTGACCGATCAAGCGGGGTGCCGCGGCGTTGGACAACTCGTACGCGTTCACGCCTCCGCTGAAGGCGACGAGCAACATCCGCTGACCCCGCTCAGAGACCAGGGCCAGCGCGATCGGGCGCCGCCCGATCAGTAGCTGCGCCTGCTCAACCACCAGGATCTGCTTGATCATCATCTGGATGGCGAACGGCTCACCGCTGTCGGTGGCGGCACCGGATCGCAGGCGGTGGATCGACAGTTCCGCCCCCGCCCCAGCCGGGGCGCGCGGCGTGGACGCACCAGCCGTCGCCTCGCCGGTCGCAGCGGAGACCAGCCCCACCGCAGCGGCGCCCGCACCGAGCATCAGGGGCGGGGTCACGGCCGAGAGCCGGGCCACGCCCGCAGCGTCCACCACCGCCGCGTCGAGCTGCTCGCCGCCGAGACCGGTCAAGGCGACCGTGTCGCCGCGGACGGCACCGGCGATCGCGACCTCCCACACGTGCGACACCCGCTCGGGGTCGATCCCCTCACTCGGCGGGTCGACCAGCCACTTGGGGTTGAAGCGGTGGAACAGCCGGTACCACGGGTCGAGCAGGGTGTAGCAGTGGTCCAGCCGCCACGCGAGCACGGCCTTGTCGAAGGCGGCGACGTCATCCGGCGACGGTGCCGGAGCTGGGTGCAGGGTCAGGACCCGCGCTCCGCCGGTCGTCTGGACCAGCAGCTCGCACGGGCCGTTCAGCGGTGTCCCGACCGGCACGTCAACATGGACCGTGATCACCATCGGGCAGTAGGAGTAGGTCACCGCGATCAGCGGCTGGTAGTCCGCGGCGTTGTCGCCGATCGCCACCGCAGAGCAGAAGAGGATCGGGAGGTCCCCGGTCCCGCTGAGGACGACGGAGGCCGACATCGTCAGCTCCCCGTCGATGCCCGAGCAGGTCGGCGCCGGGAACTGCCAAACGAAGTCGTTCACTGCACAGTTCAGCGTGGCCTGCGACGCGGTCCGAATGGGATCCTCGCCGGCGATGACGAGCGCGCCCGGCAGCACCACTCCGGCCGGCGTCCCGTAGAGCTCCGACGGTATGCGGTCCTCGATGGATGGCGGTCCGCACGGCGGTGTCGGCGTCGCACCGCTGGGGAACGGCACGAGACAGTGCAGGTGGCTGTCGTCGTCCTTGGTGCAGGTCCCCTGGAGCGAGCTGGTCGGGATCTGGGTGGACTGGGTGCTCGCCGCGACGACGGCGGCGATGAACACGCCCAACGGCCCGGCGAGCCAACCCCCGACGTACTCCCCCACGTCGATGTCCTTGTCGGCCAGCATCACCGCGCCCACGAACGGCCAGAACAAGGCGCTGGTGATCTCACAGCAGAACAGCTGGAGGCCGTTGGAGCTGTGGTCGACGTGGATGTCATAGCGGATCTGTCCGCTGTCGATCGAGAACGTGATCGTGATCGTCACGTCGACGTTCACGTCGATCTTGCTCCAGAAGCAGGTGCAGGCGTCGATGGCGTTGCCGTTGAACGTGACAACCAGGCTCGGTGGCTCACCCGGCTGCCACGCCACGTCGACCTCGCTGACCAGGGAGAACGAGGCGCTGTTGGCTTTCAGACCGTCGGTGAAGAGCTTCTTCATGGACGACTCGAGGCCGTCGACGCTGACCCACACCGCCCATTCATGGCTCTTGGTGAAGTCGGGGTCGGGGCCCTCGGTGAAGAAGCCTTCCCACGAGACGAGGTTGCCCGAGGCCGCCACGTCGCTGAGCTCCAGCCGGAACTCCACCAGGCTGCCGTCGCCACTGACGGCTGCGCCGGCAACCACCGGTGAGCCGGTGACGCCCAGTGCGCTCACGAGCGAGACCAGGTCGAGCGCCTCGGTCTGCGGGGGCAGGTGATTGCGCAGCACCGGGTCGAGCGCGGCGATGCGCGGGTCGGAGACCAGCGAAGACACCGATTGGTAGGAGAGCGTGAGGGCGGTGCCGCTGCCGGACACGTCGAACGTCAGGTCGAACGTGACGGTCAGCGGTAGCGCCAGCGTGGGCGTCGGCTGGTCGCCGTTGGCCTCCAGGTCGGAGACCGTGACGAGGTGCACGGTGACGGCCTGGCTGTACGCCACGGCGTGGGTCGGGACGAGGTGCGTGGTCGGGATGCCGTTCACCGGGATCTGCGCGACGAAGGCGCTGCCCGACCCGAAGCTGGTTATCGGATCGATGTCGATGTGGTCGACGACATACCCATCGAACTGGTCGGTCACGCAGAGGTCCACGCGCTTGAGTCCTTCGCCGAAGAGCGCGCCGAGGGTGCGGGCGGAGAACTGGACGCCGATGAACATCTTCTCCCCATTTCACCAAGGGGATCCGGCCTGCCGGCCGATGGACCAGTCGCTGAGAG encodes:
- a CDS encoding DUF6186 family protein, producing the protein MTWHDATMAGYLLLVGVAVGLQVVAARGGSRVPSLGQVVAHIMRSRAGRIGVLTGWAWVGLHFFAR
- a CDS encoding MBL fold metallo-hydrolase, with product MGISTTLTFLGATGTVTGSRFLVETSSARVLVDCGLYQGLRELRRRNWEPFPVEPASIDAVVLTHAHLDHCGYLPRLVRDGFAGPTFVTESTGQLTSVVLRDSARLQEEDARFAAEKGFSKHSRPLPLYDSQDAERAIATLRTVEYEAEVEVASGVSVVLRPSGHILGGAIVELRADGRTAVFSGDLGRPSHPLLRPPALSAGADVLVLESTYGDRVHAPRTSALPDAIRRTVRCGGVVLIPAFAVDRTEVVLMELKRLMESGAIPRVPVFVDSPMALAALEIYRAAVRNGNPGIRSGLDRAGDLFDPGDLREARTVEESKRLNDPQHPCIIVSASGMGTGGRVVHHLAGLLPDPRNTVVLAGYQAVGTRGRDLLEGASQLKMHGRYVPVRADIVDCSEFSVHADADELVRWATSSPRVPWVCYLVHGEEGASEALAARLQEELGWVAVVPRPGERVRLG
- the orn gene encoding oligoribonuclease, with amino-acid sequence MANGGHLVWIDCEMTGLDLERDALIEIAVVVTDADLTVLGEGVDVVIRPPDGAVEQMVDIVRTMHTTSGLLDELPDGATLEEAEAEVLAYVRQFVPEPGKAPLAGSSVYTDRGFITRDLPALDAHLHYRLVDVSSVKELARRWYPRAYYNSPEKHGGHRALADILESIDELRYYREAIFVPHPGPDTTTSRAIAARYGQPPATQPGVVQT
- a CDS encoding lytic transglycosylase domain-containing protein, translating into MRVVLATLVAAPVVVLGVLAGAVTAVTAATPPPPNRPPDAGVAVADIPPDLVGVYASAAATCPGLDWTVLAAIGKIESNHGRSTLPGVHSGQNNAGAGGPMQFLAATWAAYGVADRYNPIDAIYGAAHYLCANGAGDPRRLRGAIFRYNHADWYVTQVLDQAAAYRAAATPPFPGGVAHPASPSP
- a CDS encoding Ig-like domain-containing protein, which codes for MTLLAACQAGNGAATAGGGGANQSATPAPSLVIPSPVSFQTPLKVTVDSGSLAAMQVSQHGTGTTLPGAVDTGGTAWVSSMPPVPGETYDVVATLRSTQGKTQPTTSSFTVATIPTDQRLRLTMYPNEGDVVGVGAPIVIRFDQKVTDRAAVESSFLMSSTTPVVGSWHWVNDREVHFRPEQYWPTGTKVAVRLGLNGVQAGPDLWGARTYELGFTVGDSHIAYVDAAKHTLTPTVNGKAIAVWPTSLGRPEFATRNGTYVVLSKDRSLRMTSCSAQITCDKNNPNYYDLTVDFDVRLTWSGTFVHSAPWSVGNQGFANVSHGCVNLSAAHGQIFFDQSRYGDVVIVKNSSRPATDLVRSGDPGMADWNISWSQYVAASALKQEVTTTPLATQQG